The proteins below come from a single Stutzerimonas stutzeri RCH2 genomic window:
- a CDS encoding 2-hydroxycarboxylate transporter family protein — protein sequence MNRTTLSPAVPEGTPNVSLLSQRIFNLPLPLFAIALLVMAAAIVTDTLPTGMIGALLVMMLLGELLGFAGDRLPIIRTYLGGGAIMALFGAASMVYFGWLPAAVADDVASFMKGGGFLDFYIAALITGSILGMDAKVLVKVGSRYALPLLCSVLFAALFAMAVGALLGFSPQDAVVVIAMPIMGGGMGAGAVPMSQIYEQLLGQPASYYISILVPALALGNVFAIIIAGLLNGLGNRYPSLTGNGQMMPGVDVSDKEGPITLPALGIGLVAALSFFIAGQILGKFVPLHPYALMIVLVALLKVSNLVPESINDAASQWFRFVARNWTFALLFGIGVAFTDLGQVLDAISLTYVLIVFAVVAGAAFGAGLVGRLVGFYPIESAITAGLCMANMGGTGDVAVLSAARRMSLMPFAQISSRLGGALILLISSVVVPLFFT from the coding sequence ATGAATCGGACCACGCTGAGCCCTGCCGTGCCTGAAGGCACCCCGAACGTTTCGCTGCTTTCCCAACGCATCTTCAATCTTCCGCTGCCGCTGTTCGCCATCGCCCTGCTCGTCATGGCCGCCGCCATCGTCACCGATACCCTGCCCACCGGCATGATCGGCGCGTTGCTGGTGATGATGCTGCTGGGCGAGCTGCTCGGTTTCGCCGGCGACCGTCTACCCATCATCAGGACCTACCTCGGCGGCGGCGCGATCATGGCGCTGTTCGGCGCCGCGTCCATGGTCTATTTCGGCTGGCTACCCGCCGCGGTGGCCGATGATGTCGCCAGTTTCATGAAGGGCGGCGGCTTTCTCGACTTCTATATCGCCGCGCTGATCACCGGCAGCATCCTCGGCATGGATGCCAAGGTGCTGGTGAAAGTCGGCTCGCGCTACGCGTTGCCGCTGCTGTGCTCGGTGCTGTTCGCCGCGCTGTTCGCCATGGCCGTGGGCGCGCTGCTCGGTTTCTCGCCGCAGGATGCGGTGGTGGTCATCGCCATGCCGATCATGGGCGGTGGCATGGGTGCCGGCGCGGTGCCGATGAGCCAGATCTACGAGCAGCTGCTCGGCCAGCCGGCCAGCTACTACATCTCGATCCTGGTGCCGGCCCTGGCCCTGGGCAATGTCTTCGCGATCATCATCGCCGGATTGCTCAACGGCCTGGGTAATCGCTACCCGTCACTGACCGGCAACGGCCAGATGATGCCGGGCGTGGATGTCAGCGACAAGGAAGGTCCGATCACCCTGCCCGCCCTGGGCATCGGCCTGGTTGCCGCGCTGAGCTTCTTCATTGCCGGGCAGATCCTCGGCAAGTTCGTGCCGTTGCATCCCTATGCCTTGATGATCGTGCTGGTGGCGCTGCTCAAGGTGAGCAATCTGGTGCCCGAGTCGATCAACGACGCTGCTTCCCAGTGGTTCCGCTTTGTTGCGCGCAACTGGACCTTCGCGCTGCTGTTCGGCATCGGCGTGGCCTTCACCGACCTCGGCCAGGTGCTCGACGCCATCTCGCTGACCTACGTGCTGATCGTCTTCGCCGTGGTCGCCGGCGCCGCCTTCGGCGCGGGCCTGGTAGGCCGCCTGGTCGGCTTCTACCCCATCGAATCGGCGATCACCGCCGGGCTGTGCATGGCCAACATGGGCGGCACCGGCGACGTCGCGGTGCTCTCCGCGGCGCGGCGCATGTCGCTGATGCCGTTCGCGCAGATCTCCTCGCGCCTGGGCGGCGCGCTGATCCTGCTGATCTCCAGCGTGGTGGTGCCGTTGTTCTTTACCTGA
- the typA gene encoding translational GTPase TypA, translated as MIENLRNIAIIAHVDHGKTTLVDKLLRLSGTLDRKELENERVMDSNDQEKERGITILAKNTALKWNGYNINIVDTPGHADFGGEVERVMSMVDSVLLVVDAQDGPMPQTRFVTQKAFKAGLRPIVVVNKIDRPGARPDWVIDQIFDLFDNLGATDEQLDFPIVYASALNGIAGMDHEKMDDNMDALFQAIIDHVPSPKVDLDGPFQMQISQLDYNSFLGVIGIGRIARGTIKANSPVTAIGADGKKRNGRILKIMGHSGLQRVEVQEAEAGDIVCVSGMDELYISDTLCDQNNVEALPPLTVDQPTVSMTFQVNDSPFAGKEGKFVTSRNIKDRLEKELLHNVALRVEPGDSPEKFKVSGRGELHLSVLIETMRREGFELAVGRPEVVIIENEAGEKQEPYENVTIDIEEQHQGPVMEQMGLRKGDLSNMVPDGKGRVRLEYTIPARGLIGFRNNFLTLTSGSGILTSTFSHYGAIKAGEVTNRQNGVLVSMATGTALTYSLETLQARGKLFLAPGDEIYEGQLCGINSRDNDLVLNPTKGKKLDNMRASGKDEVIALVPPIKFTLEQALEFIADDELVEVTPKSIRLRKKYLNENDRKRFERSKV; from the coding sequence GTGATCGAGAATCTACGCAACATCGCCATCATCGCCCACGTTGACCATGGCAAGACCACCCTCGTCGACAAGCTGCTGCGTCTGTCCGGCACCCTGGACCGCAAGGAGCTGGAAAACGAGCGCGTGATGGACTCCAACGACCAGGAAAAGGAACGCGGCATCACCATCCTGGCGAAGAACACCGCGCTGAAGTGGAATGGCTACAACATCAACATCGTCGACACCCCCGGCCACGCTGACTTCGGCGGTGAAGTCGAGCGCGTCATGAGCATGGTCGACTCCGTACTGCTGGTGGTCGACGCCCAGGATGGCCCGATGCCGCAGACCCGCTTCGTGACTCAGAAGGCCTTCAAGGCCGGCCTGCGTCCGATCGTCGTGGTGAACAAGATCGACCGTCCGGGCGCGCGTCCTGACTGGGTTATCGACCAGATCTTCGACCTGTTCGACAACCTCGGCGCCACCGACGAGCAGTTGGACTTCCCGATCGTCTACGCCAGCGCCCTGAACGGCATCGCCGGCATGGACCACGAGAAGATGGACGACAACATGGATGCCCTGTTCCAGGCCATCATCGACCACGTTCCGTCGCCGAAAGTCGACCTCGACGGTCCTTTCCAGATGCAGATCTCGCAGCTGGACTACAACAGTTTCCTCGGCGTGATCGGCATCGGCCGCATCGCCCGCGGCACCATCAAGGCCAACAGCCCGGTCACCGCTATCGGTGCCGATGGCAAGAAGCGCAACGGCCGCATCCTGAAGATCATGGGTCACTCCGGTCTGCAGCGCGTTGAAGTGCAGGAAGCCGAAGCGGGCGACATCGTCTGCGTGTCTGGCATGGACGAGCTGTACATCTCCGACACCCTGTGCGACCAGAACAACGTCGAGGCCCTGCCGCCGCTGACCGTCGACCAGCCGACCGTGAGCATGACCTTCCAGGTCAACGACTCGCCGTTCGCCGGCAAGGAAGGCAAGTTCGTCACCAGCCGCAACATCAAGGACCGTCTGGAGAAGGAGCTGCTGCACAACGTCGCCCTGCGCGTCGAGCCGGGCGACAGCCCTGAGAAGTTCAAGGTTTCCGGCCGTGGCGAGCTGCACCTGTCGGTGCTGATCGAAACCATGCGTCGTGAAGGCTTCGAGCTGGCCGTTGGCCGTCCGGAAGTGGTGATCATCGAGAACGAGGCCGGCGAGAAGCAGGAACCGTACGAGAACGTCACCATCGACATCGAAGAGCAGCATCAGGGTCCGGTAATGGAGCAGATGGGTCTGCGCAAGGGCGACCTGAGCAACATGGTTCCGGATGGCAAGGGCCGTGTGCGCCTGGAATACACCATCCCGGCGCGTGGCCTGATCGGCTTCCGTAACAACTTCCTGACCCTGACTTCGGGCTCGGGCATCCTGACCTCGACCTTCAGCCACTACGGCGCGATCAAGGCCGGTGAAGTGACCAACCGCCAGAACGGCGTGCTGGTCTCGATGGCCACCGGTACCGCGCTGACCTACTCGCTGGAAACCCTGCAGGCGCGCGGCAAGCTGTTCCTGGCGCCGGGCGACGAGATCTACGAAGGCCAGCTGTGCGGCATCAACAGCCGTGACAACGACCTGGTGCTCAACCCCACCAAGGGCAAGAAGCTCGACAACATGCGCGCTTCCGGCAAGGACGAAGTCATCGCCCTGGTTCCGCCGATCAAGTTCACCCTCGAGCAGGCGCTGGAATTCATCGCCGACGACGAGCTGGTTGAAGTGACGCCGAAGTCGATCCGCCTGCGCAAGAAGTATCTCAACGAGAACGACCGCAAGCGCTTCGAGCGCAGCAAGGTCTGA
- the dcuS gene encoding DcuS/MalK family sensor histidine kinase: MRLRLNTLISLLVAVMVVLALALALWLFNVQLQDTLEEGQASRVTNLAQSVAARDDVQLALAGPADFNADNSLQREIDGLRQRLGVDFIVVMNPRALRLTHPQPTLIGQAFRGDDEGPVLAGETYASRADGSLGRSIRGFAPVLNDEGAVLGAVSVGVTLASLGELLKAHQRGVVLGVLALMLVTALGAHMLARYIKRVLLGLEPYEITWLVEERQAMLASVREGVLAVDDQARITLVNPAAERLLASTGLGKPPLGRPIAEYLPNSGLPEVLASATEQRDREFSLNGRAILANRAPIRHQGRVIGAIATFRDKSEVNALAEQLTGVSRYAEALRAATHEFKNKLHVLLGLAQMGDLDALRAYLRDLADHQLAPATSLVEGIGEPVLAGFLLGKQSEARERGIDFQVDVEHPLPAAAPEQIHGLVTILGNLLENAFEAVAEQDERRVNLTLNYDEALLSLHVQDSGGGIEATVRGQIFERGVSTKGERRGIGLAAVQEQVEAWGGSLAVYSEAGRGSLFEVELSYRTAAEGEAP, translated from the coding sequence TTGCGCTTGCGCCTGAACACGCTGATCTCGCTGCTGGTCGCCGTCATGGTGGTGCTGGCCCTGGCGCTGGCCCTCTGGCTGTTCAATGTGCAGCTGCAGGACACCCTGGAGGAAGGCCAGGCTTCGCGGGTCACCAACCTGGCGCAGAGCGTTGCCGCGCGTGACGACGTGCAGCTGGCCCTTGCCGGCCCCGCCGATTTCAACGCGGATAACTCGTTGCAGCGGGAGATCGACGGGTTGCGTCAGCGTCTGGGTGTGGACTTCATCGTGGTGATGAATCCGCGCGCCCTGCGCCTGACGCACCCGCAGCCGACCCTCATCGGGCAGGCCTTTCGCGGCGACGACGAAGGCCCGGTGCTGGCCGGCGAGACCTATGCCTCGCGTGCCGATGGCAGCCTGGGGCGCAGTATTCGCGGTTTCGCTCCGGTGCTGAACGACGAGGGAGCGGTGCTCGGTGCCGTCTCTGTGGGGGTCACCCTGGCTTCGCTCGGCGAACTGCTCAAGGCTCATCAGCGCGGCGTGGTGCTCGGTGTACTGGCGTTGATGCTGGTCACCGCCCTCGGTGCGCACATGCTGGCACGCTATATCAAGCGCGTGCTGCTGGGGCTGGAACCCTACGAGATCACCTGGCTGGTGGAGGAGCGTCAGGCGATGCTGGCCTCGGTGCGCGAAGGCGTTCTGGCGGTTGACGACCAGGCGCGCATCACCCTGGTCAACCCCGCCGCCGAGCGCCTGCTGGCCAGCACCGGCCTCGGCAAACCACCGCTGGGCCGGCCGATCGCCGAATACCTGCCCAACAGTGGCCTGCCCGAGGTGCTGGCCAGCGCAACCGAGCAGCGGGACCGTGAGTTCAGCCTCAACGGTCGGGCGATCCTCGCCAATCGTGCGCCGATCCGTCATCAGGGCCGGGTGATCGGTGCCATCGCGACCTTCCGCGACAAGAGCGAAGTCAACGCGCTGGCCGAGCAGCTGACCGGTGTCAGCCGCTATGCCGAAGCGCTGCGGGCGGCGACCCACGAATTCAAGAACAAGCTGCACGTGCTGCTCGGCCTGGCACAGATGGGTGATCTGGATGCCCTGCGCGCCTATCTGCGCGACCTTGCCGATCACCAGCTGGCGCCGGCGACGTCCCTGGTCGAGGGGATCGGTGAGCCGGTGCTGGCGGGCTTTCTGCTCGGCAAGCAGAGCGAGGCCCGCGAACGTGGCATCGATTTTCAGGTCGACGTCGAACATCCCCTGCCGGCCGCCGCGCCCGAGCAGATTCATGGTCTGGTTACCATCCTCGGCAATCTGCTGGAAAACGCCTTCGAGGCGGTGGCCGAGCAGGACGAGCGACGCGTCAACCTGACGCTGAACTACGACGAAGCGCTGCTCTCGCTGCATGTGCAGGACAGCGGTGGCGGTATCGAGGCCACCGTGCGCGGGCAGATATTCGAGCGCGGCGTGTCGACCAAGGGCGAGCGGCGCGGCATCGGCTTGGCTGCTGTGCAGGAGCAGGTCGAGGCCTGGGGTGGCAGCCTGGCGGTCTATTCCGAAGCGGGCCGCGGCAGCCTGTTCGAGGTCGAATTGTCCTATCGGACCGCCGCGGAAGGTGAGGCACCATGA
- a CDS encoding DUF2147 domain-containing protein, producing the protein MRPLFNAMLLALPLALSSLASAADSPAGRWQTIDDETGKPKSIVEIQQAADGTLTGKVAQILKSDQGANPVCSQCEGERKDQPITGMTILQDLKPNGEQVWSDGTILDPAKGKTYRAKAKLLEGGDKLEVRGYIGIEALGRTQTWVRQ; encoded by the coding sequence ATGCGCCCACTGTTCAACGCCATGCTGCTGGCCCTGCCGCTCGCACTCTCTTCGCTGGCCTCAGCCGCCGACTCGCCTGCTGGGCGCTGGCAGACCATCGACGACGAGACCGGCAAGCCCAAGTCCATCGTCGAGATCCAGCAGGCGGCCGACGGCACCCTGACCGGCAAGGTCGCGCAGATTCTCAAGTCGGATCAGGGCGCCAATCCGGTGTGCAGCCAATGCGAAGGCGAGCGCAAGGACCAGCCCATTACCGGCATGACCATCCTGCAGGACCTCAAGCCGAACGGCGAGCAGGTGTGGAGCGACGGCACCATCCTTGACCCGGCGAAGGGCAAGACCTACCGCGCCAAGGCGAAACTGCTGGAAGGCGGCGACAAGCTGGAAGTGCGTGGTTACATCGGCATCGAGGCGTTGGGCCGAACGCAGACCTGGGTGCGCCAGTAA
- a CDS encoding LysR family transcriptional regulator has product MITNLRQLDLNLLLVFDALMQEQNLSRAAVRLHLSQSTVSNALARLRKQLGEPLFQRTARGMLPTPQAQALYGPVREALHLLRTGLAPQAGIDTGSELTFRVSMNDYAQAVFLPVALSRLQALAPRLVLSVQSDDADTLVKRLRTGELDLAIDYLHFDDELRYEPLREEELAVIASADHPAIQQQLTLAQYQNASHVSVHPRAGRGSPLEIVLGSSKVQRKVQLLVPHYLAIPSVVSQTRLLGTVPKALAEHFAEQYALQVFPLPMAMAPVQVSLIWHRQQDASVGLRWLRRQLCAAASGE; this is encoded by the coding sequence ATGATTACGAATTTGCGCCAGCTCGACCTCAACCTGCTGCTGGTATTCGATGCCCTGATGCAGGAGCAGAACCTGTCACGCGCCGCCGTGCGCCTGCACCTCAGCCAGTCAACCGTCAGCAACGCCCTGGCTCGCCTGCGCAAGCAACTCGGCGAGCCGCTGTTCCAGCGCACCGCACGCGGCATGCTGCCGACGCCACAGGCCCAGGCCCTGTATGGGCCGGTACGCGAAGCCCTGCATTTGCTGCGCACAGGCCTTGCGCCGCAGGCCGGGATTGATACCGGCAGCGAACTGACCTTCCGGGTGTCGATGAATGACTATGCGCAGGCGGTATTCCTGCCGGTCGCGCTGTCCCGGCTGCAGGCACTGGCACCGCGTCTGGTGCTGTCGGTGCAATCCGATGATGCCGACACCCTGGTCAAGCGCCTGAGGACCGGCGAGCTGGATCTAGCGATCGACTATCTGCACTTCGACGACGAGTTGAGATACGAGCCGCTGCGCGAAGAAGAGCTGGCGGTGATTGCCAGTGCCGACCACCCGGCGATACAGCAGCAACTGACGCTGGCGCAGTACCAGAACGCCAGTCATGTTTCGGTGCATCCGCGTGCCGGGCGCGGCTCACCGCTGGAGATAGTGCTGGGGTCGTCCAAGGTGCAGCGCAAGGTGCAACTGCTGGTGCCCCACTATCTGGCGATTCCCTCGGTGGTATCGCAGACCCGTTTGCTCGGCACCGTACCCAAGGCACTGGCTGAGCATTTCGCCGAGCAGTACGCCTTGCAGGTGTTCCCGCTACCGATGGCCATGGCACCGGTGCAGGTCAGCTTGATCTGGCATCGGCAGCAGGATGCCTCGGTCGGACTGCGGTGGCTGCGCAGGCAGCTTTGTGCGGCGGCAAGTGGTGAATGA
- a CDS encoding methyl-accepting chemotaxis protein, producing the protein MNKQMSVSMRLGLGFLVILGLMVAVAVVSALKVDIIDRSMSQISSQAGLKQRYAINFRGSVHDRAIAVRDAVSAADPAFARQQVAEIERLAQLYAESAVPMKSMLAQPSADALERQLMGQIETIEAKTNALTRQVVELRFNEGSDRAYEFLLENVAGAYSEWLRLINAFIDHQESSINQDVTVVRETASGFLALIVAVTGVAVLLGVAIAVVIIRKLRSTLGAEPDEVARVIGNLANGDLGQRIVTPYPDSVMGATAKMASRLTSIIAEVRTAADGVGTASSELLTSSASSNQQIQRQSAEAEQVATAINQMAATVSEVASFAANAATAAKSADEQVETGTRIVGETAVSIHNLAKVLESATDTVNQVSAQSGDIEKILQVITAIAEQTNLLALNAAIEAARAGDHGRGFAVVADEVRSLANRTQQSSSEISEMIASLQAGAGRAVEVMQSSKQLAQQTVEQTLQAENALAKIRQEVGAINEMNAQIATASEEQSAVAEEVNQSVTRIHDSTVTSSAASNQVAASSQDLTTLAQELNRRVNYFRG; encoded by the coding sequence ATGAACAAGCAGATGTCGGTATCCATGCGCCTGGGCCTGGGGTTTCTGGTGATCCTGGGGCTGATGGTGGCGGTCGCCGTGGTCAGTGCGCTCAAAGTCGACATCATCGACCGCAGCATGAGCCAGATCAGCTCGCAGGCCGGCCTGAAGCAGCGCTATGCGATCAACTTCCGCGGCAGCGTGCATGACCGCGCGATTGCCGTGCGGGACGCGGTCAGTGCGGCCGATCCCGCGTTCGCCCGGCAGCAGGTGGCGGAAATCGAACGATTGGCGCAGCTGTATGCCGAGTCCGCCGTACCGATGAAGTCGATGCTCGCACAGCCCTCTGCCGATGCCCTCGAGCGGCAACTGATGGGGCAGATCGAAACCATCGAGGCGAAGACCAACGCGTTGACCCGCCAGGTGGTCGAGTTGCGCTTCAACGAGGGGTCGGATCGCGCCTACGAATTTCTCCTGGAAAACGTCGCCGGGGCCTATAGCGAATGGCTGCGGCTGATCAACGCGTTCATCGATCACCAGGAATCGAGCATCAATCAGGACGTGACCGTGGTCCGCGAGACCGCCAGCGGCTTCCTCGCGCTCATCGTCGCGGTGACCGGCGTGGCGGTGCTGCTGGGTGTGGCGATCGCGGTGGTGATCATCCGCAAGCTGCGTTCGACCCTCGGGGCCGAGCCCGACGAGGTGGCGCGGGTGATCGGCAATCTGGCCAACGGCGACCTGGGACAGCGGATCGTCACGCCATACCCGGATAGCGTCATGGGGGCGACGGCGAAGATGGCCAGCCGGCTCACCTCGATCATCGCCGAGGTGCGCACCGCAGCCGATGGCGTCGGCACGGCATCGAGCGAGTTGCTGACCTCCTCGGCGAGCAGCAATCAGCAGATTCAGCGGCAGTCGGCCGAGGCCGAGCAGGTGGCTACGGCGATCAACCAGATGGCTGCCACCGTGAGCGAGGTAGCCAGTTTCGCCGCCAATGCCGCGACTGCAGCGAAAAGCGCCGACGAGCAGGTCGAGACCGGCACCCGCATCGTCGGTGAGACGGCCGTGTCGATCCACAACCTGGCCAAGGTGCTGGAAAGCGCCACCGATACCGTCAATCAGGTCTCGGCACAGAGCGGGGATATCGAGAAGATTCTGCAGGTGATTACTGCCATCGCCGAACAGACCAACCTGCTGGCGCTCAACGCAGCCATCGAGGCGGCGCGCGCCGGCGACCATGGTCGTGGCTTCGCGGTGGTGGCCGACGAGGTGCGCTCGCTGGCCAACCGCACGCAGCAGTCGTCCAGCGAGATCAGCGAGATGATCGCCTCGCTGCAGGCGGGCGCCGGCAGGGCGGTGGAGGTAATGCAATCGAGCAAGCAGCTGGCACAGCAGACCGTGGAACAGACCCTGCAGGCAGAGAACGCCCTGGCCAAGATTCGTCAGGAAGTAGGCGCGATCAACGAGATGAATGCACAGATTGCGACCGCTTCGGAGGAGCAGAGCGCGGTGGCCGAGGAGGTCAACCAGAGCGTAACGCGCATTCACGACTCGACGGTGACCAGCTCGGCGGCATCGAATCAGGTCGCAGCCTCCAGTCAGGATCTGACCACCCTGGCGCAGGAGCTGAACCGGCGGGTGAATTACTTCCGCGGCTGA
- a CDS encoding sterol desaturase/SRPBCC family protein produces the protein MQFDTTSFRARYRASIKPGYNAWLHGGFVLLFGALCIGFLLSRVAAPSPWEWLTVPLALIFYNWGEYKIHKNLGHVKHGFSKLFYQRHTGDHHSFFAYGQMNYETPRDWRVIFFPAWLIAVYATINLTLFWVLSQWNSNVAALFCATLLLGYLAYETMHASEHLPEQHPLLKMPGLRRMRRLHELHHARELMHNFNFNIVFPLWDWLYGTLYWEAEGAESDQPMTRIQQHVDIQRSPDLLLAYLATPTRWHEWHHYPVSIKGPSGTLGAGSRFEYSSERASYLLWDVLEYLPGQRWTARARGNYGLQMRVTYECSPQGTGSRFTRSMEYRFDHLFGRLANRLFLHRRLQQDSADLLKHLGIVAEHVIPSAGTASMNGLQAGGTRVR, from the coding sequence ATGCAGTTCGATACAACCAGCTTTCGGGCGCGCTATCGCGCCAGTATCAAGCCCGGCTACAACGCCTGGCTGCATGGCGGCTTTGTGTTGCTGTTCGGTGCGCTGTGCATCGGCTTCCTGTTGAGCCGGGTTGCCGCCCCATCACCCTGGGAGTGGCTGACGGTGCCGCTGGCGCTGATCTTCTACAACTGGGGCGAGTACAAGATTCACAAGAATCTGGGGCACGTCAAACACGGCTTCAGCAAGCTGTTCTATCAGCGCCATACCGGTGATCACCACAGTTTCTTCGCCTATGGGCAGATGAACTACGAAACCCCCAGGGACTGGCGGGTGATTTTCTTCCCGGCCTGGCTGATTGCGGTGTACGCCACCATCAACCTCACGCTCTTCTGGGTACTCAGTCAGTGGAACAGCAATGTGGCGGCGCTGTTCTGCGCCACCCTGCTGCTGGGTTACCTCGCCTACGAGACCATGCATGCCAGCGAGCACCTGCCGGAACAGCACCCGCTGCTGAAAATGCCAGGCCTGCGCCGCATGCGCCGGCTGCACGAGCTGCACCATGCCCGCGAGCTGATGCACAACTTCAATTTCAATATCGTGTTCCCGCTCTGGGACTGGCTGTATGGAACGTTGTACTGGGAAGCTGAGGGCGCTGAATCAGACCAGCCAATGACCCGTATACAGCAGCATGTGGATATCCAGCGCTCGCCGGATCTGCTGCTGGCCTATCTTGCTACGCCGACACGCTGGCACGAGTGGCATCACTACCCGGTGTCGATCAAAGGCCCCAGCGGCACCCTGGGCGCCGGCAGCCGGTTTGAATACAGCAGCGAGCGCGCCAGCTATCTGCTGTGGGATGTGCTTGAGTATCTGCCGGGGCAGCGCTGGACCGCACGGGCACGCGGCAACTACGGCCTGCAGATGCGGGTCACCTATGAATGCAGCCCGCAGGGCACCGGCAGCCGCTTCACCCGCAGCATGGAGTATCGCTTTGACCACCTGTTCGGCCGCCTGGCCAACCGGCTGTTTTTGCACAGACGCCTGCAGCAGGATTCCGCTGATTTGCTCAAGCATCTGGGGATTGTCGCCGAGCACGTGATCCCCTCCGCAGGCACGGCTTCCATGAACGGCTTACAGGCTGGTGGAACCCGGGTCAGATGA
- a CDS encoding response regulator, translating to MKNTMRVLIVEDDPMVMRLNVDYLARLDGIELVGQCESVPAALELLEREPVDLLLLDVYLRNRSGLEVLRHLRAQDRNTDAVLITAASEIETVRAAQRLGARDYLVKPFSFERFRDAIEACRRARESLARLPDQLGQGDIDRLFSQPAAADARRPGDLPKGLTPASLAQVAQAILALEDESFTSETLLSATGMSRVSVRKYLKHLNDMQLLEESFHYGQIGRPSFRYRCLDRAALQRLAQG from the coding sequence ATGAAAAACACCATGCGCGTGCTGATCGTCGAGGACGACCCGATGGTCATGCGCCTGAATGTCGACTACCTCGCCCGTCTCGACGGCATCGAGTTGGTCGGCCAGTGCGAGAGCGTGCCAGCTGCGCTGGAGCTGCTCGAACGTGAGCCGGTGGACCTGCTGCTGCTTGATGTCTACCTGCGCAATCGCTCCGGCCTCGAGGTGCTCCGTCACCTGCGCGCGCAGGACCGCAATACCGATGCGGTGCTGATCACCGCGGCTTCGGAGATCGAAACGGTACGCGCGGCGCAGCGTCTCGGCGCGCGGGATTACCTGGTCAAGCCGTTCAGTTTCGAGCGCTTTCGCGATGCCATCGAGGCGTGCCGTCGCGCCCGTGAGTCGCTGGCTCGCCTGCCGGATCAGCTCGGCCAGGGCGATATCGATCGGCTGTTCAGTCAACCTGCTGCGGCAGATGCGCGTCGCCCCGGCGACCTGCCCAAGGGGCTGACCCCGGCGTCGCTGGCGCAGGTGGCACAGGCGATCCTCGCGCTGGAGGACGAGAGTTTCACCAGCGAAACCCTGCTCTCGGCCACCGGCATGTCGCGCGTCTCGGTGCGCAAATACCTCAAGCACCTGAACGATATGCAGCTGTTGGAAGAATCCTTTCACTACGGGCAGATCGGCCGGCCGTCGTTCCGTTATCGCTGCCTGGATCGCGCCGCGCTGCAGCGGCTGGCACAAGGCTGA